ACTCCGGAGCGTCCTGGCGCCTGCGGGTGGAGCGCACCCGCCGCGGCTTGGACGGGCCCGGATCCGGGGAGGCAGCGGCCCTGCCCCGCAGCCCGGATGCGGTGATCTCCTCATCCAGGTCGGCAATGGCCGCATCCAGCGCCGCCAATGCATCCAGATCGGCACGGCCGGAGGAGGCCAGCGCGTCGCGTTCGGCGGTCACCATCGCGCGCTGCTCCACCCAGGCCCGCTGCACCTCGGAGGGGGCGTCGGGAACCACGGTGGGTTCCTCGGTGAGGTGCCAGCCCTCTTCGCACTGGGTGCGCCGGATCGAGCGCTTACGGCGCGCACACGCCGGGCAGCGGGATTCGAGCGTGGAGCCGCACGGCACATCGATGATCTCGGTGGCACCGGTGGCCAGGTCGGTGCGTCGGAGAGAGACCGGGCGGATGCAGACGCCCTTCTCCGCCGCGATGGTTTCGGCGACCTCCCGCGCCAGCGGCTGGGCCAGGCGCTCGGTGCGGGTGGTCTTGCCGGTCGGGGTGGGCATCAGCACTTCACCCCGCAGGCGGACGACCCCACGAGTCCACGGAGGCGCCCATGTCCCCGAAGTTCTATCGCACGGTGTCCCCGAAGTTCTACCGCGCGGTCCATACCTACTCCGCTGCCGTCTGGTTCGTGAGCGCGGCGTTCATGTTCGTCATGTACTGGCCGCTCTCGCATCTGCCGCTGCTGTTTGCTCTGGTGTTCGGCGGCGGAGCTCTGGTACTGGGAGTCCGCGACATCGTCAGAGCGGCCAGAGGACCCAGGCAGCCCCAAAAGAGCACGCATTAGACCGCACCACCGCCACGCCCACAGCCGCCCGCCATGGCGTCGATGTCGGCATCGCTGACGAACGCGGCCCGGACGCGGACCGGGGCCGGGGAGCCCTCCAGGCGGACGAAGGCCACGCCGGGGAGGTCCGGGTCGATCAGGTGGGCGTTGGCGCCCCTCTCGCGTGCGCCGTCGCCGAGCACCATGTCCACCTGGCTTGCTTCGTCCAGGCGTAGCGCGATCTTGTCGGGGAAGAGGTTGCGCAGGTTCAGCACCTCCTTGCGCGGATCCTGCAGCGCGGCCAGCACCGACACCCCGACCGAGCGGCCTTGGGAGGTGAGGGTGGCCAGCGCGTTCTCGGCGCGGCGGCGGATGTCGCGGTCGGGGTGGTAGGCGGTCACAAACGCGACCTCGTCGACCACCACGGCCACGAACGGATCCGCTTCGGTGGGCGTGTGGACGCGCTGTTTACCGGCGTAGCGCGCGGCCCGGTCCTGCATCATCGAGACCGCCGCTTCGAGCAGGCCCACCGCGGCTTCTCCGGTGTCGGCATACTCGGCGAACAGGGATCGGCCGTAGGACAGCTCCATCCGCTTGGGATCGACCGCCCACACCTGCGCCGTACCGTCCTCGATCGCGGGCAGCATCGCACGCACGGCCGACCAGATCACCGAACCCTTCCCCGCCCCGGTCACCCCCACCGTCAGGACATGGGTGCCGTGCAACCGCAGCCGCCACGGTGCGCCGTCCTCGCGCTTGCCGGCCGGCAGTGCCGCCAAGTCGACATGGCGCGGTACCGGCAAAGCGCCGATCGGCTCGGCCAGGGTGTCGAAGCGCGGGAACTCCAGCACCACATCCCGCGGCCCGTTCACCGTCACCCGGCACGACGGCGCGCCGAAGCCGTGCGCCAACTCCGTGACCCGCTGCTCCACGTCGGCCGGGGCGGTGCCGGCCACCAGGCGCACCCGCACCCGATCCGACCACGCAGAGCAGGTCACCCGCCGGATGCGCGGCAGGTACTGGCGCTCCTGGTAGGACTCCGCCAACCCCGCCACGACCAGCACCGGTTGCCAGTGCCGCCGATACACCCACACCCACCGCCAGGCCGCCAGCGCCCGCAGCGCCACCAGCCGCCGAAACGAGGACGGCCAGCGCCGCCACCACACCAGCAGCCCCACGTCCGCGACCGTCCAGACCACGGCTAGCGCCACCCAGCCGAAGGCGTGCCACACCGCCACCGAAACGGCCGCCGTGCCCACCGCGACGGGAAAGCGGACCGGTAGCCGCACCAGCAGGCCCACGAGCCGGGCGATCCAGCGGGCGAGGACGAAAATCCCCGGGGTCTCCACCACCGGGGTGGAGAACCGCACGGTCTGGGCCGGAACCGGCGCGGTGGGCTGCACCGCGGCCCCGGCGTTCCTGGAACGCAGCATCACACCTCACCGCCAAAGCCGTAGAAGGCGCGAGTCTCCTCAAGCTGGGCGCGCGCGTTCTCGGCGACCGCGTGGGTTTCCGGATCGTCGGATTCGGCGGCGATGCGGCCCAGCAACTCGGCCTTGCGTTCGAAAAACGCCACATCCTCGGCCGCAGTCGTGGGCGAGGCCCCGCCGAAACGGCCCAGGACCTCGGACAGGAAGTCCGCCACATCCCGGGCGGTCACGCGTTCTGGCTGTTCAGACATAACCTGGACACACCTCTTCCAAAGGATTCGCAGTTGGAGGGAGAGAAAGGGGCGGCCAACGGTGTTGCAGCACCAGGCCGCCCCGTCTGCATCAGGAGCTAAGCCGCGTCCTTCGCGGCAGCCGAAGCCGGAGCCGACTTGCGCCCCGCGCCGCCGGGAGCCTTCACCCCGCGCGCCCGCAGCGAGTAGGCCACCCGGGGACGGCGCCCGTTGTCATCCACATAGGGCATCACCGCCATCCCCTCGAACTCCACGGGTCGGAACGGCAGCCCCGGAACCTCATCGGGCAGCGTCGGGCAGACCTCGGCGGCAACCTTGACCTTCACGCTCTTGGCCTTGCCCCGCGCCTCCGGATCGGCGTCGATCACATCCACCGCCCACAGCGGCAACCCCGAGTCCCTGTCCAACTGCGGCCGCTTGGTCTCAAAATCGGTGATCGCCTCAACCCCCAGCGCATACGCCCCCGCCGGGAACACCGTCCCGAACGCCACCGGCAACGCACCCTGAATCGCCATCGGAACACTCCTCAACATTCGACTAATCGACCACTCGTCCGGTCGAGTTATTACAAAATAGCCGATCCAACTTGTTCGGACAAGTGATTAAGAGGAGTTCTCTTGGGTCTTCTCAGGAAGCCGGGTAGTTGTCTTCCAGTTCGTGCAGGTCACCGGGGAGGACGACGTCCGCGACCGCGATGACGCCCTCGGAGGCGTCGAGAATGCTGGCGATGACGCCGAGCACCGGGGTCCCCGAGTCGAGCTGGAGAAGCTCCCTTTCCTGCTCCGTGGCCAGCCGGGCCGACAGGCGCTCGGAGATGCGCGCCGGGCGCAGCTGCTTGACCGCCTGGAGGTGTTCCCTGACTCCGATGCTGATGACGTGCTCTTCTGCGAGGTCGGTTCCCGAAGCCACATCCAGTGGGAACCACAGGGTGACGAGTTCACTCGGAGAGCCGTCGTCGAGGATGACCCGTTGCCGCATGATCGCCGGGGAGTTCTCCGGCAGCTTCAGAGCGTCCGCGACCGTCGCCGGTGTGCTCGCGCGCCCAACGCCGGTGATCCTGCTGCCCTTGGGGTTCTCCGCCGCGTCGAAGGCGCTCGCCCCCGCGTGGGAGCGTTCGGCCGACTGCTCGGGCACTCCCTTGACGAAGGAGCCGCGCCCGTGCTCGCGCTCGATCCAGCCACGCATGCTGAGGATCTGCAAGGCCCGGACCACCGTGCTGCGGCCGGCCCCGAACTCGCGCACCATGCGCGACTCGGAGGGCAGCATCTCCCCCACCGGGTAAGTGCCGTCTTCGATGCGCTCTTGGACCGCCTGGACGATCTGCACGTATTTAGGAGGAGCGAACTCCAGATTCGACATGACAACCGTCCGGTGACTCTAGTACTCGTCTGGTCAAGCAGCATACTTCTGTTGCCGTGACCTGTCATGATCAGGGTGCAACCTTGCTGCACACGACTCCCCGGGGAGGCGGAAGCGCATCGAGAGGGCGGTGACCCCGGCCTCGGTCAGTGCGCTGCCGAGGTCACCACCCGTGAAGCGCGGCCGGTGGGAAGGCCGTTACCGAGGCACCCGACCGCGCGGCTTCCTAGGCCATCGGGGGAGTGTCGTTCCAGAACACGCCGTCTCCCACATCGGTGAGCCGTTCCGCGATCCACGGGGCCGACAGCAGCGAGCCACGGCCCGCCCGTGGAGGCGGGTCTTCGAGCTGGCGGACGAAGGCGTCAACGTCGGGCTCGATGAGCGTGGGTGCGTGATCGGCGCCGCGGTCGACGGCGGTGGCGATCCAGAGATGCTCGGTGCGCCGGATCGTCCAGCGTTCGGCGTAGCGCCTGCGGAGCAGCTTCAACAGGGGATCGTTCCCGCCGCTCATCCGGCTGCCCCAAGGACAGCGAACGCGGCAGGGACAGCGCGGTACCGCTGTTCGCGGCGCATCCGTTCGGCGGCTTCGCGCTCCTGGACGCGGCGCTCATGGACGAGAACGTAGGGGCGGACGTAGGAACGCCGGGGCCGGTACCGCCGTGAAGGGGAAAAGACTAGCCTTGTCATCGTTCCACCTGCTTCGATCAGGTTGGGACCACGCCCCCGGAGTGTTCGCAGCACTCGCGGGGGTCACTTGTCAGACGTCATGCGGCAGCCGCACCGGTCCCCGCGCAGACGGGGCACCGGATGGAACGGAGTCCGGAGGACACGCCCGGTTTAGGGCGCAGCACGACAACCTTGCGCGGTCGCACGCTCTTGCGTCCTCGTCCTCGGCAGGACCGGCACTTCTCAGCGGCTCGCGCATCACTCATGCATCAAGGTTCCAAGAGAAGCAAGGGCCTTTCCCATGTCCTGATACCGCCTCAGCGCTGAACTTTCACTGCACTTGGGCCTTTTTGCGGACCGGAGCCAATGCCAGACTGGGGCCATGGCAGAACTCAACGGCGTACCGGTCACAGCCGGTGAGCTTCAAACGCTCGCGCTGGTCAACTACGGTCACTTCACATCCATGCGGGTGGACGACCAGCACATTCGCGGACTTTCCCACCACATGGACCGACTCGTCAAGGACTGCCGCGAGGTCTTCGGCGCAGGACTCGACAGGGACCGAGCGCGCGAACTCGTCCGCCACGCGGTTGGGAACCAGACCGGATCATGCGTCGTGCGCGTGACCGTATTCGACCCCGCGCTTGAGTTGGGGCACCCCGGCGTTTCGGCCGATCCGCACGTGTTGGTCACCACCCGATCAGCGGCGGCATGGCCGCCGGCCCCGATGCGGGCCCAGTCGGCCGTCTACACGCGCGACATGCCGTTGGTGAAACACATCGGCCTGTTCGGCGCGATCAGGCACCGCCGCAACGCCCAACTCAACGGCTTTGACGATGCCGTGTTCATCGACACCGCCTCTTTCATTTCCGAAGGCGCCACCTGGAACATCGCCTTCTTCGATGGCGAACAGGTCGTCTGGCCGGACGCGGAGGTCCTTCCCGGGGTGACGATGCGTCTTCTGCAGCAGGTTCACGAGAAAACGGTGACCGCCCCCGTCAGCCTCCACGACCTGCACCAAATGCAGGCGGCGTTCGCAACCAATACAACGGTCGGCGTGCGCCCCATCACCGCCATCGACGGCATCGAGTTCCCCGCCGACCACGAGATCTTCGATTCCCTGCGCAAGGAGTACGAAGAGATCCCCGCGGAACAGATCTAAGGCTTTACACGTCTCCCTTACCCCCAGGAGAACCGATGTCTGCACCGACCATTCAGCTCTGGTCCGGGCGCGAGGTCCGCGCGCTCCGTGAGGCCAAGCGAATGAGCATCCGCGCGTTCGCCGCCCACCTCGGAGTGAGCGAGCGAATGGTGTCAAAATGGGAGAAGAACGGCGAGGACATTCACCCCCGCCCGGTGAACCAGCAGGCGTTGGACTCGTCCTTGGCCGCATCAAGCGCCGACGTTCAGGCCCGGTTCGAAAACCTCGTCGGCCCGGCAACGGCGACCGCGCGTGAGGAGCATCCCGAGCAGGCGGCGAAACAGGAGCCCGCTCCACCGTCCCTCAACGAACCGCACCAGGTGCGCCACCCCGTGGACGGCAAGCTGATGACCCTCGTCGAGGCCGGGGTCTACCTCTCCGGCGAGGGCAACGAGTCGGTCTACCTCCCCGCGTTCTACATCGACGTCTTTCCGACGACCAACGCCGACTACTCCCGCTTCCTCGCGGCAACCGGCCACCCCGCCCCGCAGCACTGGGAGAACGCCACACCTCCCGCCGACCTCTACGACCACCCGGTCGTATTCGTCACCTGGAAGGACGCCGCAGCCTACGCGAGCTGGGCCGCGAAGTCCCTACCGGCGAGCAGGCAATGGGAGAAGGCGGCACGAGGTACCCGGGGCGACGTCTATCCATGGGGGAGCCAGCGCACACCGGCCAAGTGCAACGTGCGTGAGAGCCAGCTCCGCAGCACAACACCCGTCAGCCGCTACCACAGCGGAGTGAGCCCGTACGGCGTCTACGACATGTGCGGCAACATCTGGGAATGGTGCTCCACAGAGTCCGAACCAGGCCGCTACGAACTCAAGGGCAGCGCGTTCACAAGCCCGTTCTTCCGGGCGACGCCGTCGAACTTCAACGACGCATCAACCGAGATGCTCGACGACGACACCGGGTTCCGCTGCGTCACCCCATCTGAAACCATGCAGGCCCTCTTGAAGCTCAACACGTGATCACTGCCGAATTGGGCTATGTGAGATCAAGGCGACGGCGCTTCGCGCCGTCGCACCGGCACGCCGGCCCCTCGCTCGGGCTGCGGGCTGCCGCCCGGTCCCGAGCGCGCGCCCGACGGCCGGGGCCAGCAGAGGCGAGCATCGCCTGAACCTCATCCGCCCCACGGGGTTGCGCCGTCGCCCACGGACAGGACACCGAAGCGCCACACGCCGACTCGATCATGCGCCCTCAACTATCCGGCGTTCTCGGTCCCGAGGCACTCGATCGCGCAACCCTGACCGTCTGCGGCTGAGCACTCGGCGCGATCGAGCACCTCGGACCGGAAACCGTGGTTACTCGCCGCCGCGGTTGCCGGGAAGGGGCGTAGCGTGGGTGGAAATGTAGCCCGCCGCGGCCGCCTCCCTCATCCCATAGGCGGCAGGGGAGGAGCGGGGGGCGATGCACATTCGGTGCACACCGTCGCGGGGAACGCGGGGAACGGGCGAGAAACGGCGGGATGCCCCCGTGCAGGTCACCGGTTATCCGTTCCCATCTCCGCAGGTGGCCCACTGCCGCTCAAACGATTTGCATACCGGAGGTCAGGGGTTCGACTCCCCTTGGCTCCACAAGCGAATAAGCAGGTCAGCAGAGACACCGACGGCCGCCCGCTCGATCGAGCGGGCGGCCGTTGCACAATCGCTGTGCTGCGCGCCTGCATCTGGAGACGCCGCCCGAGCTCCGGCAGCCCCCGCTTCGAGATCGCTTCAGAGGCCGTGGAAGCGTCCCCGCCCAACGCCTTTGCCAGCGGGGGCATGTCGGGGCCTCCTCTCGAGACCTCCATGGGAGGACGCGCTACCGGCAGGGGTCCCTTCGGATCCCCGTTCCTCGTTCCGGACGGCCCTGCGGGCGTTACCGCAGTGTTTGAAGGCCGAAGTGGGCGAGGGCCCGGCCGGCGCGCCGGGAACGAACGGGGCTCCGCGGTCGTCACACGGGATGACGCCCGACGGCTTTTTTCGTGCCGGAGCTCGAAATCAGGGTGGATTCAGGGTCCGTCCCTCATGCGCGGCACGGCGAGATCGCGCATGATGGAGATTCGAGCACCACGCGGACCGCCCCGATTGAAGGGGCCCGTCACCGGTGACGAGGCAAGGAGTGAGTGTGGCTGTGTACAACCCGTCCCCTCCGCCCTGGTCTTCGGGGCCGAAGGCGCGCCCGAACGCCCCCGCGGCAAACGCCCACCTGCGCCTCACCCACGCCGACCGCGACGCGGTGGCCGACCGGCTGAAGGACGCCTACGCCGACGGGCAACTCGACCACGACGAGTTCGAGGAGCGGCTCGACCTCGCCATGGGCGCGAAGGTGCGGGCCGACCTCGAACCGCTGCTCAGCGACCTCAACATCGATCGG
This sequence is a window from Spinactinospora alkalitolerans. Protein-coding genes within it:
- a CDS encoding cell division protein FtsK, which codes for MLRSRNAGAAVQPTAPVPAQTVRFSTPVVETPGIFVLARWIARLVGLLVRLPVRFPVAVGTAAVSVAVWHAFGWVALAVVWTVADVGLLVWWRRWPSSFRRLVALRALAAWRWVWVYRRHWQPVLVVAGLAESYQERQYLPRIRRVTCSAWSDRVRVRLVAGTAPADVEQRVTELAHGFGAPSCRVTVNGPRDVVLEFPRFDTLAEPIGALPVPRHVDLAALPAGKREDGAPWRLRLHGTHVLTVGVTGAGKGSVIWSAVRAMLPAIEDGTAQVWAVDPKRMELSYGRSLFAEYADTGEAAVGLLEAAVSMMQDRAARYAGKQRVHTPTEADPFVAVVVDEVAFVTAYHPDRDIRRRAENALATLTSQGRSVGVSVLAALQDPRKEVLNLRNLFPDKIALRLDEASQVDMVLGDGARERGANAHLIDPDLPGVAFVRLEGSPAPVRVRAAFVSDADIDAMAGGCGRGGGAV
- a CDS encoding plasmid replication, integration and excision activator yields the protein MAIQGALPVAFGTVFPAGAYALGVEAITDFETKRPQLDRDSGLPLWAVDVIDADPEARGKAKSVKVKVAAEVCPTLPDEVPGLPFRPVEFEGMAVMPYVDDNGRRPRVAYSLRARGVKAPGGAGRKSAPASAAAKDAA
- a CDS encoding GntR family transcriptional regulator; the protein is MSNLEFAPPKYVQIVQAVQERIEDGTYPVGEMLPSESRMVREFGAGRSTVVRALQILSMRGWIEREHGRGSFVKGVPEQSAERSHAGASAFDAAENPKGSRITGVGRASTPATVADALKLPENSPAIMRQRVILDDGSPSELVTLWFPLDVASGTDLAEEHVISIGVREHLQAVKQLRPARISERLSARLATEQERELLQLDSGTPVLGVIASILDASEGVIAVADVVLPGDLHELEDNYPAS
- a CDS encoding aminotransferase class IV family protein, producing the protein MAELNGVPVTAGELQTLALVNYGHFTSMRVDDQHIRGLSHHMDRLVKDCREVFGAGLDRDRARELVRHAVGNQTGSCVVRVTVFDPALELGHPGVSADPHVLVTTRSAAAWPPAPMRAQSAVYTRDMPLVKHIGLFGAIRHRRNAQLNGFDDAVFIDTASFISEGATWNIAFFDGEQVVWPDAEVLPGVTMRLLQQVHEKTVTAPVSLHDLHQMQAAFATNTTVGVRPITAIDGIEFPADHEIFDSLRKEYEEIPAEQI
- a CDS encoding SUMF1/EgtB/PvdO family nonheme iron enzyme, whose translation is MSAPTIQLWSGREVRALREAKRMSIRAFAAHLGVSERMVSKWEKNGEDIHPRPVNQQALDSSLAASSADVQARFENLVGPATATAREEHPEQAAKQEPAPPSLNEPHQVRHPVDGKLMTLVEAGVYLSGEGNESVYLPAFYIDVFPTTNADYSRFLAATGHPAPQHWENATPPADLYDHPVVFVTWKDAAAYASWAAKSLPASRQWEKAARGTRGDVYPWGSQRTPAKCNVRESQLRSTTPVSRYHSGVSPYGVYDMCGNIWEWCSTESEPGRYELKGSAFTSPFFRATPSNFNDASTEMLDDDTGFRCVTPSETMQALLKLNT